Proteins found in one Plasmodium relictum strain SGS1 genome assembly, chromosome: 13 genomic segment:
- a CDS encoding CPW-WPC family protein: protein MFRNFLFFILFSIIKEAFSQKNSICHRDYSQNCAEGWSKLGNSEECVSPLSYRGPCPRFLQIEHETKKKKKLEQLCNIYWPCLIQCEKNYSSQCPEKWIPIDEKNCHPSAVYEGTCLYSHNFSNMNDEQKEIWSNKCNTTWPCKEKCKKDYSKLCPQEWTKDVDGLCSAPQKYNGPCFSRASLFNLDKDMKVAFEKLCKLDYPCLKECNIDMEDPCPLNWILKSDESGVPISCLPPDNYKGTCDENTKFINLNLELKESIEYECNIKWPCIEEIPNLINYDELCPENWTESEDYCIAPQNYMGPCSKKKLFKSFRKEVKKAYAEECNITWPLFKNSKSENFPKISALRKGKHNFGAVEPITGKIVSKIQK from the exons atgTTCcgaaattttcttttttttattttattttcaataattaAAGAAG CTTTTTCTCAAAAAAATTCCATATGCCACCGAGACTATTc ACAAAATTGTGCAGAAG gATGGTCAAAATTAGGTAATTCAGAAGAATGCGTATCACCTTTATCATATAGAGGTCCTTGTCCTAGGTTTTTGCAAATTGAAcatgaaacaaaaaaaaaaaaaaagttggaACAACTATGTAACATCTATtg GCCTTGTTTAATTCAatgtgaaaaaaattattcttcaCAATGTCCCGAAAAATGGATCCCAATAGATGAGAAAAATTGTCATCCTTCAGCAGTTTATGAAG GAACATGCTTATATTCacataatttttcaaatatgAATGATgaacaaaaagaaatttgGAGTAACAAGTGTAATACTACATGGCCATgcaaa gaaaaatgtaaaaaagaTTATTCTAAACTTTGTCCTCAA gaATGGACTAAAGATg TTGATGGTTTGTGTTCTGCCccacaaaaatataatggcCCTTGTTTTTCAAGAGCATCATTATTTAATCTTGATAAAGATATGAAA GTGgcttttgaaaaattatgtaaattaGATTACCCTTGCTTAAAAGAATGTAATATAGATATGGAAGAc cCATGTCCATTAAATTGGATATTAAAATCAGATGAATCAGGGGTTCCCATTAGTTGTCTTCCCCCAGATAACTATAAAGGGACTTGTGatgaaaatacaaaatttatta aTTTAAATTTAGAATTAAAAGAGAGTATAGAATATGAATGTAATATAAAATGGCCATGTATTGAAG AAATTcctaatttaattaattacgATGAATTGTGCCCAGAAAATTGGACAGAGAGTGAAGat taTTGTATTGCTCCTCAAAATTATATGGGACCttgttcaaaaaaaaaattattcaaatcATTTAGAAAAGAAGTTAAGAAAGCATACGCAGAAGAATGCaata ttacaTGGCCACTATTCAAAAACAGTAAATCAGAAAATTTCCCAAAAATTTCAG CTTTAAGAAAAGGAAAACATAATTTTGGTGCAGTAGAGCCAATTACAGGAAAAATTGTTTCAAAAATTcagaaataa
- the ApiAP2 gene encoding transcription factor with AP2 domain(s), putative produces MNNYFENFDELLKELDLKNYVSFVKKCFKNGIKKNEESICAQDLRNLAKCLPRVSGVWYDLHKNSWEARWSEGTKSARKYYSVQKFGFHEARKLAIKTIKTKEINYLYNSINEDFNKPLKWSLNNEFLEMNHDPTINLKKKCRAKNCKIKEIKIKKESNNINKKMKNEKKNNQTKNTKENSSLNTISKKNENSEIKNQNNPNNEANNIKHTEKRTNNKITVKNEENIKNNYNNTNDINKHTKNSCLKESNISPNNNYEKTNNVNHIIINDIANDHEDQNDTLKCSDIYINEKNLVNKNNSDVINDNKKSKSKENTYNIRNYNNILNNTLIETNKINNTAINLNSSTTINSNYLNEIKNDRNVVKEKNIINNTVNQYCKNDKICNTYNENNNNNNNNNNNYCKKEKSYNKENNKTNLIKFPCEKILSYILYHNKPYSKNNFYNKQIDLLKINIKQAKNNTIYKEKASINERKISIDSGTLKKPNTNDKNMCINNNTICVNKIKNDSSDLFLHKNKECNYYDDLKNIQNKKKMRNSSDLLNDMHYKLTCNNNDDHDNNGIIFKSENFSSNQSIPFTTSKTLNNISKKNVCKEDILKENNISNSCSNICDKKNTCNCNEKKEKNEKNENCVNLNLKDSINSDTLSIFKNAINLLLKDLKYKCVPHFDKQFLNIVEIIDNHLSYVNSIFNENFLITYVHLFDICVSNNILPSQMDQKIQKVFCNALIAFHILLFNFHKEKKN; encoded by the coding sequence atgaataattattttgaaaaCTTTGATGAactattaaaagaattagatttaaaaaattatgtttcctttgtaaaaaaatgttttaaaaatggaataaaaaaaaatgaagaaagtATTTGTGCTCAAGATTTAAGAAATTTAGCAAAGTGTTTACCAAGAGTATCAGGTGTTTGGTATGATTTGCATAAAAATAGTTGGGAAGCTAGATGGTCAGAGGGAACAAAATCTGCAAGGAAATATTACTCAGTTCAAAAATTCGGTTTTCATGAAGCTAGAAAATTAGctataaaaacaataaagacaaaagaaattaattatttatataatagtataaatgaagattttaataaaccttTAAAATGGagtttaaataatgaatttttagAGATGAATCATGATCCaacaataaatttaaaaaagaaatgccgagcaaaaaattgtaaaataaaagaaataaaaataaaaaaagaaagtaataatatcaataaaaaaatgaaaaatgaaaaaaaaaataaccaAACAAAAAACACTAAAGAAAACAGTTCTCTAAATACTATttccaaaaaaaatgaaaattctgaaataaaaaatcagaATAATCCTAACAATGAagcaaataatataaaacacACTGAAAAGAGAACTAACAATAAAATTACAGTTAAAAATGaggaaaatattaaaaataattacaataatacaaatgatataaataagcATACTAAAAATAGTTGTTTAAAAGAGTCCAACATAAGcccaaataataattatgaaaaaactaataatgttaatcatataattataaatgatATTGCAAATGATCATGAGGATCAAAATGATACCTTAAAATGTtcagatatatatataaatgaaaaaaatttggtaaataaaaataatagcgATGTTATCAAtgacaataaaaaaagtaaatcaAAAGAGAATACATACAATATCAGGAATTATAATAACATTTTAAATAACACTTTAATTGAAAcgaataaaattaataatactgCTATTAACCTTAATAGTAGTACAACTATTAATAGTAactatttaaatgaaattaaaaatgacaGAAATGTTGTAAAAGAGaagaatataattaataatacagTTAATCAATACTGCAAGAATGATAAAATATGCAATACTTATAacgaaaataataataataataataataacaataataattattgtaaaaaagagaaaagttataataaagaaaataataaaacaaatttaataaaatttccttgtgaaaaaattttaagttatatattatatcacAATAAACCttattctaaaaataatttttataataaacaaatagatctattaaaaattaacataaaacaagcaaaaaataatactatatataaagaaaaggCTTCAATTAATGAAAGGAAAATAAGCATTGACTCTGGCACATTAAAAAAACCTAACAccaatgataaaaatatgtgtATTAACAATAATACAATTTGTGtaaataagataaaaaatgataGTTCTGACCTTTtcttacataaaaataaagaatgcAATTATTATGATGATCTTAAGAATATtcagaataaaaaaaaaatgagaaatagttcagatttattaaatgatatGCATTATAAACTAACTTGTAATAATAACGATGATCACGATAACAATggtattatttttaagagTGAGAATTTTTCATCTAACCAAAGTATTCCTTTTACTACTAGTAAAACATTAAATAACATTTCAAAAAAGAATGTTTGCAAAGAAGATATattaaaggaaaataatatttctaatTCATGTAGTAACATatgtgataaaaaaaatacatgtaactgtaatgaaaaaaaagaaaaaaatgaaaaaaatgaaaactgtgtaaatttaaatttaaaagattcTATAAATTCTGATACTTtaagtatttttaaaaatgcaataaatttacttttaaaGGACCTCAAATATAAATGTGTTCCACATTTTGATAagcaatttttaaatatagtaGAAATTATTGATAATCATTTAAGTTATGtaaattctatttttaatgaaaattttttaatcaCATATGTACACTTATTTGATATTTGTGTatctaataatatattacCTAGTCAAATGGATCAAAAGATACAAAAGGTTTTTTGTAATGCTTTGATAgcttttcatattttattattcaattttcacaaagaaaaaaaaaattaa